The sequence TAGTGGGTTCTGCATTATCTGATCCGTATTTGGCTTTTGCAGCGGGTATGAACGGTTTAGCAGGTCCTTTACATGGATTAGCTAACCAGGAAGTATTAGGCTGGATCATGGAGTTAAAAGAAACTTTAGGTGGTGGTTTACCAACCAAAGATCAGATTGCCGAATACATCAAAAAAACATTAACTGAAGGAAAAGTTGTTCCGGGGTACGGTCATGCTGTGTTACGTAAAACAGATCCTCGTTTTACTGCTCAACAAGATTTCTACAAAACCTATATTAAACACGACGACATTTGTGAGATCGTTCAAATGGTGTACGAAGTAGCACCTCCGATCTTAGAAAGCACAGGGAAAATCAAAAATCCTTGGCCTAACGTGGATGCGCACTCGGGAGCTTTATTGGTTCACTACGGTATGCACGAATATGATTTCTACACAGTATTATTCGGTGTAAGTCGTGCCTTAGGTGTATTGGCAAGTTTAATCTGGGACAGAGCTACGAATTCTCCTATCGAGCGTCCGGGTTCTTTAACCACTGATAACATTAAAGCTAAAATTAAAGCGGCACAGGCTGCTGCAAAAGAATAAGTTTCTATAGAACTAAATCTAGAAACCGGGTTATGAAAATGGCCCGGTTTTTTTTTGCTCACAAGTTGCCGCAGACTATACTGATCGGGGTGCAGACTATTTTACGCTTCTCCTCATAGAGACATTGAGGGCTCTGAAGATTGGGCGCGGTATTAAAATCTGTGTAATTTGTGAAATCTGCTTCAAGATAAGTGTAGAGATGGTAAACCTTTTTCATCTACCTTTGTTTGTAATTAAACTCTAACATCAGTCATGAAAAACAAAGCAATTAAACTCTCAGGCCTACTTGGTTTAGCACTAACATGCATTTTTGCCATAGCTGCAACTACAAAAAAAATTGAAACAAAATCTAACGCAAAAATGAGCATCTACGATTTTAAAATGAAAACGCTCGATGGTCAGGACCTCAGCCTTTCTAAATTTAAAGGTAAAAAAATATTGATCGTAAATACAGCCAGCGAATGTGGTTACACTCCTCAATACAAAAACCTGCAAGCCCTTCACGAGAAGTATGGTAATAAAGTGGTTGTGATTGGTTTTCCAGCAAATAATTTTGGCGGACAGGAACCAGGAAGCAGCACTGAAATCAAAAGTTTCTGCACAAAAAATTATGGCGTTACTTTCCAGATGATGGAAAAAGTAAGCGTGAAGGGCAGCGATATTACTCCCCTGTACAAATGGTTAAGTACCAAAGAAGAAAACGGAACCTGCAGTGATGCTCCTGGTTGGAATTTTTGTAAATACCTGATCGATGAAAAAGGAAATGTTGTGAAATTCTTCAACAGCAAGGTAGATCCAATGAGTAGCGAGATCACTTCCTTATTATAGTTTGATCTCTTTTTAGCGGCGGTGTTTTTTGATATATGTCAAAATCCACCGCCGTTTTATTTTCAGTACTGTTTCTTTATACATTAGCGTATGAAGCAGTTTTTTACGCATTCTAAAAATTAAAGATCCTGATATGAAATTATTTATTTATCCTTCCAGTTTCGAAAATGGTCTTAACATTGCAAACAAAATGGATCTTTTCGGGATAACGATCAGCAATGCTGAAATTGCAAGCGAACAGGTTTATCTGGCGCACCATCACAGGCGTCGCATCACCGTATGGAATGTTCAATCAGAAAAAGAAAACCTTGAGGCGATCAGCAAAAATGCGGATTATATTCAAAGTGATAAACTTATTCCACTGCTGAAATCTTTGGGCAAATACAAAAAACAAGGCCTTAAGAATCTACGTTGGTAAGATTTTTAAACTAAAAGCGATGCAGCCTGGCAAACATAAAGCCCGGCTGTTTCGCTTCTTAGTCGGTTGGTGCCAAGACTGATGGCTTTATAATTATTTTGTTCCGAAAGTCCCACTTCTTCCATGGTAAAATCTCCCTCAGGACCGATCATAATTACTGTGGATTTATTTATGAAATCTACTTGTTTAATTTCATCTTTTGGCGATTCGTAACAATGAGCGATTAGTTTCTGATCGGCCTGTGCATTTTGAATAAACTCTTTAAAAGTGCGAAGTTCATTTACTTTAGGAAGATAGGCCTGCAGACTTTGCTTTATGGCACTTTCAACGATCTTAACAATACGTTCGGTTTTAATTACTGTTCTCTCCGAATTTTTGCAATTTATAAAACTGATTTCATCTACTCCAATCTCCACAGCTTTTTCAACCATCCACTCTATTCTATCCATTTGTTTTGTGGGCGCAATAGCAAGGTGTAAAGAATAATTTTTTTTAGGTTGTGGAATTGGGCCTTTCGTGATATGCACTTTACTTTGTTTTTCAGAAACAAGTTCAAGTGTGCCTTCATAAAAATTCCCATTCCCATCTATCAGGTGAATAGCCTCGCCTGCTTTTTTTCGAAGCACTTTTGCACAATGCCAGCTTTCTTCACTGGTTAAAATTCCTGTAGATCCTTCGATGTTTGCAATGAAAATATTCATGAGACAAAAATAAGAATTTACAGGGATTATTAATTTGCGGTTGGATCCATAACTCTGCCCATAAAAACGATGGCCTTTGTTTCGTCGTCTACGATATAAAATAAAAACGGGTGATTGGCAATAAATTCTTTCGCTTTCTGTTTCTCTACAATACTTGACGATTCGAGGCACATCACAACCGCCGTAGCCGCCGCTGCCTCAGTACCCTCTTCGTCTATCTCAATAAATGCTTTATGTACTACATCAGAAATATGCAATTTTGTAGTATCACACATTTTTGTAAAATCAGCCTGTTCAGAAAACGCAAGTTTCATTCCCATATTTTTTAAAGGCTGTACTAAATTTAAAGGCAAAGTCATCTTAAATTTCGGAATTGATAGCTTGATTTGCAAGTAACCTGCTTGTTGAAAAACTATATCAAGACTTGATGCATCAATCACTTTTTCAAGTGCTGCAAGATCCGTTATGTTCTGCGGCATAACCATAACCATGCTGTGTTTATTTCCTTTGTAGGGAAGGCGTACCATTTTAAAGGTCCTGTTTTCATAAAAACCCAGTACTGCTTGCTGCGTCATAAAAGGTGTTTCAATGTCTTTACCTTCTTGTCTGTAAAATTTTTCAGGTTTTGTATTGGCTTTATCAAACTTGTTCCACCAGGAGCCTTTAAAATAAATAGCGTTCGTTAAAATCAGGCGCGTATCTGAAGTCACCGTACCTACCGGTAATAAATTCTTTATTTTGCCTTCTGTTTTCTTTTCCACCCAATAATTGATAAGTGCCCGACTTCCTTCAGGATCCCTTACAAAGCTAACTTCCTCCAGCGACGCTTTATAGTTGCGACGATTCAAATCTAAAAAACCAGCTTTGAGATCCAATTTCTTTTCCATCCACAAGCGGTTTGCGACTTTGAGCTGAATTCCGCTTTTTGCGTTTTCCTCAAGGGTTTGAATGTATGAACCGTAATAGTAATGAAACACCTCATCATTGCCAGAAAAGTGCATTACCCTTGCAACTTCGCTCGCTGTGCTACCGTTAGCTCCGGCATTCGCCATAGCCAGCGCTGTGGAAATACTGAAAGGTGAAACAAAAATATTTTTAGTGTTATTTTGCGAGAGCTGATGATACAGATCAAAAGCAAATTTATTGTTATTGGAAGCAACAGTTTTGACTTCTGGTTTTTCGTTGCCGGTGAATAAAATACCGGTACTTAATCCAATCGCGAAATTAATGAGTTTTATACTTAGCATCGTCTTTTTTAATAGAGATGCGCAGCTTTTTAATTTTCCATAAAAAAATCCGCAAAAAATTACATTCCTGAAAAATTCATGTAATCCTGTAAAATAATAATGGCACTGATCATGTCCACTGTATCTTTTGCCTGGCGGTCTTTCTTTTTCAAACCGCCTGATAGCATCGTTTGATGAGCCATAGCACTGGTAAAACGTTCATCGTAACGTTCTATTTTCTTATCTGGAAATTTTCTCTGAAGATGAACAACAAAGGGATCGATAAAACGTGCACTGTCACTTTTATCATTCTGCAGTGTCTTGGGTTCTCCCACAACAATAATATCGACTGCTTCTCTTTTAAAATAGTTTTCGAGATACTCGATAAGATCTTTGCTGTGAACAGTTGTAAGTCCCGTAGCTATTATTCGAAGACTATCTGTCACTGCCAGTCCTACCCGCTTGCTTCCGTAATCAATTGCTAAGATTCTTCCCATTCTTTCAAAATTACGGAATAATTCACAGTCTTAAATGCTTCTGAATTTGTAAATTCGAATCTGAAGCTTATTAAGAAGCTCTGAATACTATGAAAAAAATTGGAATATTAACTTCAGGTGGCGACTCTCCGGGGATGAATGCCTGCATAAGAGCTGTAGTTCGTACGGCGCTTTATCATAATATAGAAGTTATAGGATTTATAAGAGGTTACGAAGGACTTATAGATAACACTTTTTTAAACCTAAACCGGGAAAGTGTTTCCGGGATTATTCAAAAAGGTGGCACTATTTTAAAAACCGCCAGAAGCGAACGTTTCAAAACAGAAGAAGGCCTTCAAAAAGCTGTGCGAACGGTGAAAGAAAATAAAATAGATGGCATGGTAATTATTGGAGGCGACGGGTCTTTCAGAGGTGCTATTGCACTAAGTAAAGTTGCGGGTATCCCCATTATAGCTTGTGCAGGCACCATTGACAATGATCTGGTGGGAACAGACTTTACAATTGGTTACGATACTGCCATTAATACCGTTATTGACGCCCTGGATAAAATAAGGGACACGGCCGAAAGTCACGACCGTGTTTTTGTTGTAGAAGTAATGGGCAGAGATGCCGGCCTCATTGCCTTGCGCAGTGCTATTGCCAGTGGTGCAGAAGCTGTATTGGTTCCTGAATTAAATCATGACCTCGACGATCTTGTGCAAAAAATGAAGAAATGGAGAAGTACAAAAAGTAGTAAAATTATTGTTGTGGCTGAAGGAGACCAGAGTGGTGGTGCATTTAAAGTAGCGGAAATAATAAAAAGGGAGTGTCCAGAATTTGATTTGCGAGTGAGCGTTTTAGGACATATACAGCGCGGAGGAAATCCCTCCTGCATGGAACGTGTAAATGCAAGTATGGTGGGATTTAATGCCGTAAAGGCCTTAATGAATGGCAAAAAGAATGTTATGGTTGGAATAGTAAACAATGAAATAACCTTCACAGCTTTAGAAAATGCTGTAAAACATCATGATACGCTTGACAAAGAACTGGCTGAGCTTATAGAAATTTTAAGTAGCTAAGAACAGTAGTTTTAATACCACAGTAATTATAAAAAAAATCCCGTTTCCTTTACGAAACGGGATTTTTATTTTGACTGTTAAACAACTTATTTA is a genomic window of Sphingobacteriaceae bacterium containing:
- a CDS encoding glutathione peroxidase → MKNKAIKLSGLLGLALTCIFAIAATTKKIETKSNAKMSIYDFKMKTLDGQDLSLSKFKGKKILIVNTASECGYTPQYKNLQALHEKYGNKVVVIGFPANNFGGQEPGSSTEIKSFCTKNYGVTFQMMEKVSVKGSDITPLYKWLSTKEENGTCSDAPGWNFCKYLIDEKGNVVKFFNSKVDPMSSEITSLL
- a CDS encoding 16S rRNA (uracil(1498)-N(3))-methyltransferase — encoded protein: MNIFIANIEGSTGILTSEESWHCAKVLRKKAGEAIHLIDGNGNFYEGTLELVSEKQSKVHITKGPIPQPKKNYSLHLAIAPTKQMDRIEWMVEKAVEIGVDEISFINCKNSERTVIKTERIVKIVESAIKQSLQAYLPKVNELRTFKEFIQNAQADQKLIAHCYESPKDEIKQVDFINKSTVIMIGPEGDFTMEEVGLSEQNNYKAISLGTNRLRSETAGLYVCQAASLLV
- a CDS encoding scca2/scca1 fusion protein isoform 1, producing the protein MLSIKLINFAIGLSTGILFTGNEKPEVKTVASNNNKFAFDLYHQLSQNNTKNIFVSPFSISTALAMANAGANGSTASEVARVMHFSGNDEVFHYYYGSYIQTLEENAKSGIQLKVANRLWMEKKLDLKAGFLDLNRRNYKASLEEVSFVRDPEGSRALINYWVEKKTEGKIKNLLPVGTVTSDTRLILTNAIYFKGSWWNKFDKANTKPEKFYRQEGKDIETPFMTQQAVLGFYENRTFKMVRLPYKGNKHSMVMVMPQNITDLAALEKVIDASSLDIVFQQAGYLQIKLSIPKFKMTLPLNLVQPLKNMGMKLAFSEQADFTKMCDTTKLHISDVVHKAFIEIDEEGTEAAAATAVVMCLESSSIVEKQKAKEFIANHPFLFYIVDDETKAIVFMGRVMDPTAN
- a CDS encoding Holliday junction resolvase RuvX; the encoded protein is MGRILAIDYGSKRVGLAVTDSLRIIATGLTTVHSKDLIEYLENYFKREAVDIIVVGEPKTLQNDKSDSARFIDPFVVHLQRKFPDKKIERYDERFTSAMAHQTMLSGGLKKKDRQAKDTVDMISAIIILQDYMNFSGM
- the pfkA gene encoding 6-phosphofructokinase, encoding MNTMKKIGILTSGGDSPGMNACIRAVVRTALYHNIEVIGFIRGYEGLIDNTFLNLNRESVSGIIQKGGTILKTARSERFKTEEGLQKAVRTVKENKIDGMVIIGGDGSFRGAIALSKVAGIPIIACAGTIDNDLVGTDFTIGYDTAINTVIDALDKIRDTAESHDRVFVVEVMGRDAGLIALRSAIASGAEAVLVPELNHDLDDLVQKMKKWRSTKSSKIIVVAEGDQSGGAFKVAEIIKRECPEFDLRVSVLGHIQRGGNPSCMERVNASMVGFNAVKALMNGKKNVMVGIVNNEITFTALENAVKHHDTLDKELAELIEILSS